A window of the Syntrophorhabdales bacterium genome harbors these coding sequences:
- the fliE gene encoding flagellar hook-basal body complex protein FliE: MKIDGINAKGIADQLKGPSKGESSFVDTLKDSIKRVGELEKEADKEVEKLAKMESDDVTSTMMAIEKADLTFQLMMQVRNKIIDAYQEIMRMQV, encoded by the coding sequence ATGAAGATAGACGGTATAAACGCAAAGGGGATAGCTGATCAGCTCAAAGGTCCGTCAAAAGGAGAGTCATCCTTTGTCGACACCCTCAAGGACTCGATCAAGAGGGTAGGAGAATTGGAGAAAGAGGCGGACAAAGAGGTTGAGAAACTGGCAAAGATGGAGAGCGACGACGTCACAAGCACCATGATGGCCATAGAGAAGGCAGACCTGACCTTCCAGCTGATGATGCAGGTCAGAAACAAAATAATCGACGCCTACCAGGAAATAATGAGGATGCAGGTCTGA
- a CDS encoding sigma-54 dependent transcriptional regulator, which translates to MKTNILVVDDDLHMRLALKESLNKAGYAVSVAEDGLKATEVIKRGSFDLVITDVRMPHKSGIDLLASVREASSLVPVILITAYGTIQDAVKAIKEGAFDYIQKPFNTETLYGVVKRALGLNRGKIIYASRAMKDVLWNASRVAHSDATVLILGESGVGKELVAKYVHESSERRSGPFIPVNCAALPDNLLESELFGYERGAFTGAMAKKPGKFELADKGTLLLDEISEMDLRLQAKLLRVLQEREVEIIGSRYPKKVDVRVIATTNRDMKKCVEEGKFREDLYYRLNVFPIVVPPLRDRKEDIPILVEYFLTKYSQGKDTSISEEAMEFLKEKAWKGNVRELENTLARACILSDYSVVKLNHLQDLESKKEVKVGSVRDMEMNLILDTLRSVNGNRTQAASILGITVRTLRNKIREYKELGISVPQGCLNVAP; encoded by the coding sequence ATGAAAACAAACATACTTGTGGTGGATGATGATCTCCATATGAGACTTGCTCTTAAGGAGTCGCTCAACAAGGCTGGCTATGCGGTATCCGTCGCCGAAGACGGATTGAAAGCCACCGAGGTGATAAAGCGGGGTTCCTTTGATCTGGTGATCACCGACGTGAGAATGCCTCATAAAAGCGGCATTGACCTGCTTGCAAGCGTGAGGGAGGCCTCGTCGCTGGTGCCTGTAATTCTCATCACCGCTTACGGCACGATACAGGATGCGGTGAAAGCCATAAAGGAAGGGGCTTTTGACTACATCCAGAAGCCCTTCAATACAGAGACTCTCTACGGGGTGGTAAAGCGTGCGTTGGGGCTCAATCGGGGCAAGATCATCTACGCATCGCGTGCGATGAAAGACGTGCTCTGGAACGCTTCCAGGGTGGCGCATTCAGATGCAACCGTGCTAATCCTGGGGGAGAGTGGCGTCGGGAAAGAACTTGTTGCCAAATACGTGCATGAGAGCAGCGAGCGACGTTCGGGGCCATTCATTCCCGTCAACTGCGCAGCCCTGCCCGACAATCTCCTCGAGAGCGAACTTTTCGGCTACGAGAGAGGCGCCTTCACCGGAGCGATGGCGAAAAAGCCTGGCAAGTTTGAGCTTGCGGACAAGGGCACGTTGCTTCTCGACGAGATCAGTGAAATGGATCTCCGGCTCCAGGCGAAGCTTCTCAGGGTTCTGCAGGAGAGGGAGGTTGAGATCATCGGTTCCCGTTACCCGAAGAAGGTGGATGTCAGGGTCATAGCGACCACAAACAGGGACATGAAGAAATGTGTGGAAGAGGGGAAGTTCAGGGAAGACCTCTACTACAGACTGAATGTCTTTCCCATCGTGGTGCCGCCGTTACGTGATAGAAAAGAGGATATCCCTATCCTCGTCGAATACTTTCTAACGAAATACTCCCAGGGTAAAGACACCAGTATCTCTGAAGAGGCAATGGAATTTCTCAAAGAAAAGGCGTGGAAGGGGAACGTGCGTGAACTGGAGAACACGCTGGCGCGTGCCTGCATCCTTTCCGACTACTCCGTGGTGAAGTTGAATCATCTCCAGGACCTCGAGTCAAAAAAAGAGGTGAAGGTCGGCTCGGTAAGGGACATGGAGATGAATCTGATTTTAGACACGCTCCGGTCAGTCAACGGGAATAGAACCCAGGCTGCCTCCATCCTCGGCATCACTGTGCGAACGCTGCGCAACAAGATCAGGGAGTACAAAGAGCTGGGAATTTCCGTGCCGCAGGGGTGCCTCAATGTCGCTCCTTGA
- the fliF gene encoding flagellar basal-body MS-ring/collar protein FliF, giving the protein MAGAEVYINNVKNFIKTTPKKRLYVYLFVFVGVLGAAIISYSLTQKEDYHTLFSGLSMEDASNIVAKLKELKVPYKLGMEGTTVYVPKEKAYEIRLMLASQNALPGSGGIGFELFDKTNYGMTEFMQNVNYKRAIQGELSRTINQMPEVKASRVHIAIPEKTLYTEKEKLASASVFLRLKPGKTLSKEQIQGIVVLVAGSIEGLKPEQVTVIDSSGKILYKGGEPDSPIMVSGQQFELQRNVERRLEESIQSMLDRFLGANKSIVRATADLNLRKVEEVQEEYSPEKKAISNEKRAHEKSINKSVKASGVPGVASNVPGPQRNVKPEAPERSSEAEKEEAQISYEVSKTVKKIIEPFGDIKRLSLAIVVDGRYEKVKGKKQEELKYNPRSQKELGDIKDLVARAVGYDEERGDKIEVINMPFEMEGLNEERELMQKAEREELIRSLVIYGALALAALLLFVFVARPMLKKRKEEKAALPAETVRDVYIKEADEEAEALEGTKKAPSLGPMQDKALVSTIIKEWVRESQ; this is encoded by the coding sequence ATGGCGGGCGCTGAAGTTTATATCAACAATGTAAAGAACTTCATCAAGACCACGCCCAAGAAAAGGCTCTACGTGTATCTTTTTGTTTTCGTAGGGGTGCTGGGAGCGGCTATTATCTCCTACTCCCTGACCCAAAAAGAGGATTACCACACCCTCTTTTCCGGCCTTTCCATGGAAGACGCTTCTAATATCGTTGCGAAACTGAAGGAGCTTAAAGTCCCTTATAAACTGGGCATGGAAGGCACCACCGTCTATGTGCCCAAAGAAAAGGCATACGAAATCAGGCTGATGCTTGCCTCTCAGAACGCTTTGCCCGGATCGGGAGGCATTGGATTCGAGCTTTTTGACAAGACGAACTACGGCATGACCGAGTTCATGCAGAACGTCAACTACAAGAGGGCGATTCAGGGAGAGCTTTCCCGTACGATCAACCAGATGCCCGAGGTCAAAGCCTCGCGGGTGCACATCGCAATACCGGAAAAAACACTGTACACAGAAAAAGAAAAGCTGGCCTCGGCGTCGGTATTCCTGAGGCTGAAGCCGGGCAAGACTCTGAGCAAGGAGCAGATCCAGGGCATCGTCGTGCTTGTCGCAGGGAGCATTGAGGGGCTCAAGCCGGAGCAGGTCACGGTCATAGATTCCTCCGGAAAGATTCTCTATAAAGGTGGAGAGCCCGATTCCCCTATAATGGTTTCCGGCCAGCAATTCGAACTGCAGAGAAATGTAGAGCGGCGACTCGAGGAGTCTATCCAGTCCATGCTCGACCGGTTTCTCGGCGCGAACAAGTCCATCGTGCGTGCAACCGCCGATCTGAATCTGCGAAAAGTTGAGGAAGTGCAGGAGGAATATTCTCCCGAGAAGAAGGCCATCTCTAATGAAAAAAGGGCTCACGAGAAATCTATAAACAAAAGTGTCAAGGCGAGTGGTGTACCCGGCGTAGCTTCTAATGTGCCCGGTCCGCAAAGGAACGTGAAACCAGAGGCCCCGGAACGCTCAAGCGAAGCAGAAAAAGAGGAAGCGCAGATCTCGTATGAGGTAAGCAAGACTGTGAAAAAGATAATCGAGCCTTTCGGCGATATAAAGCGGCTCTCACTCGCCATTGTCGTCGATGGAAGATACGAAAAGGTAAAAGGAAAGAAACAGGAGGAGCTTAAATACAATCCGAGATCCCAGAAAGAGCTCGGCGACATCAAGGACCTGGTAGCCCGTGCTGTAGGCTACGACGAGGAGAGGGGCGATAAGATAGAAGTGATCAATATGCCCTTCGAGATGGAAGGCCTGAACGAAGAAAGGGAACTGATGCAAAAGGCTGAGCGCGAGGAGCTGATAAGAAGTCTGGTCATTTACGGGGCACTGGCTCTCGCGGCGCTGCTGCTCTTTGTCTTTGTCGCGCGCCCTATGTTGAAGAAAAGGAAGGAAGAGAAAGCTGCTCTGCCCGCAGAGACGGTCCGGGATGTCTATATCAAGGAAGCGGATGAGGAAGCAGAGGCGCTGGAGGGAACGAAGAAAGCGCCGTCCCTCGGCCCGATGCAGGATAAGGCTCTCGTTTCTACAATCATCAAAGAGTGGGTAAGGGAAAGCCAGT
- a CDS encoding ATP-binding protein has product MLRYPSIMSKPELNLLNYAFSEFTKASDSLMAYYHSLETQIRHLKEQVEEKNDQLEKAREYLHTILDSLPVGVVVLEKGPGPVFSNKNARRLNGFGLVDNLMRSGETFGELKDRTGCFRWRREVLENGFEGREVVVFEDVTQVERMKERLERDERLRAMGEMAARIAHEIKNPLGSMELFLSMLQQSKLRKVDRRYVEHVLFGVKAVDRVINNILSYTRPKTLVLQEESLADLVRDTVEFMKVSIKSRDIAIRLELAHERRFGFDPDLMKLVMMNLFANAMDAIPTQGLITIGIKEERGYVVVSVGDDGAGMTEEIRKNLFNPFFTTKDKGVGLGLFIVYNIVKAHAGYIEVESQPGAGSTFLIYLPEKRI; this is encoded by the coding sequence TTGCTTCGGTATCCCTCCATAATGTCCAAACCGGAATTGAATCTTCTCAACTACGCCTTTTCCGAATTCACGAAAGCGTCGGACTCGCTCATGGCCTATTACCATTCTCTTGAGACGCAGATCCGGCACCTGAAAGAGCAGGTAGAGGAGAAGAATGATCAACTCGAAAAGGCGCGGGAGTATCTACATACCATTCTCGACTCTCTTCCTGTCGGTGTTGTCGTGCTCGAAAAGGGCCCCGGTCCGGTCTTTTCCAACAAGAATGCCAGGAGACTCAACGGGTTTGGATTGGTCGACAATCTCATGAGGAGCGGCGAGACTTTTGGTGAGCTGAAGGATCGCACCGGCTGCTTCAGGTGGAGAAGAGAGGTCCTGGAGAATGGTTTCGAGGGAAGAGAAGTCGTTGTTTTTGAGGACGTAACGCAGGTCGAAAGGATGAAAGAAAGACTGGAGCGTGACGAACGGCTGCGGGCCATGGGCGAGATGGCCGCGCGCATTGCCCACGAGATCAAGAACCCGCTGGGCAGTATGGAGCTTTTTCTTTCCATGCTTCAACAGTCCAAACTGAGAAAGGTGGATAGAAGGTACGTTGAACATGTGCTTTTCGGTGTGAAGGCGGTCGACCGCGTCATTAACAACATTCTGTCATACACGCGACCCAAAACACTCGTGCTGCAGGAAGAGAGTCTTGCGGACCTCGTGAGAGATACGGTCGAGTTCATGAAAGTTTCCATAAAGAGCCGTGATATTGCGATACGGCTTGAGCTTGCCCACGAAAGGCGCTTTGGTTTCGATCCTGACCTGATGAAACTGGTCATGATGAACCTGTTTGCAAACGCCATGGACGCTATCCCCACCCAGGGTTTGATCACTATAGGGATCAAAGAGGAACGCGGCTATGTCGTTGTGAGCGTGGGCGATGACGGCGCGGGCATGACCGAAGAGATACGCAAAAACCTCTTCAACCCCTTCTTTACGACAAAAGACAAGGGAGTGGGTCTGGGGCTGTTTATAGTCTACAACATCGTCAAAGCACACGCTGGTTACATAGAGGTTGAATCGCAGCCGGGTGCCGGCTCGACGTTCCTAATATACTTACCCGAGAAGAGGATATGA
- the flgC gene encoding flagellar basal body rod protein FlgC, which produces MGMFDVLKISSSGLRAQRIRMETIATNLANIHTTRTEDGGPYRKQNVVLSSADASGDGFGGVLSKKLEGVAVEEITESEKPFEKTHDPSHPDADQDGYVTYPNVNVLEEMTDMVSASRSYEANVNVINTTKHMFQKSLEIAK; this is translated from the coding sequence ATGGGAATGTTTGATGTGCTGAAGATCAGCTCTTCCGGGCTGCGCGCCCAGAGGATAAGGATGGAGACGATAGCCACCAACCTCGCCAACATTCACACGACCCGGACGGAAGACGGCGGTCCCTACAGAAAGCAGAACGTCGTACTCAGCTCCGCTGATGCCTCCGGTGACGGCTTTGGTGGGGTATTGAGTAAGAAGCTGGAAGGGGTGGCTGTTGAAGAGATAACCGAGAGCGAAAAGCCTTTTGAAAAGACCCATGATCCTTCGCACCCTGACGCGGACCAGGATGGATATGTGACGTATCCGAATGTGAATGTCCTGGAGGAGATGACGGACATGGTATCGGCTTCCCGCTCGTACGAAGCCAATGTCAATGTCATCAACACGACGAAGCACATGTTCCAGAAATCTCTGGAGATAGCGAAGTAG
- the flgB gene encoding flagellar basal body rod protein FlgB, with product MSLLDLVSKALDVRNVYHKVIAGNIANVDTPGFKEKDIDFKKQLERRMSFSAGNVDIQESPQDSLGFAALDENTVNMETQVMKMTENSMYYDALVQAISKKFSLMRYIINGGK from the coding sequence ATGTCGCTCCTTGATCTCGTCAGCAAGGCTCTCGATGTCAGAAACGTCTATCACAAGGTGATAGCGGGCAACATCGCGAATGTCGATACGCCCGGCTTCAAGGAAAAGGATATTGATTTCAAAAAGCAGCTCGAAAGGCGGATGAGCTTTTCCGCCGGCAATGTCGATATCCAGGAATCCCCGCAGGACTCTTTAGGCTTCGCGGCTCTCGACGAGAACACCGTCAATATGGAGACTCAGGTAATGAAGATGACTGAGAATAGTATGTACTACGATGCCTTAGTTCAGGCCATCTCCAAAAAATTCTCGCTGATGCGCTACATAATAAACGGAGGAAAGTAA